The Aspergillus nidulans FGSC A4 chromosome VII nucleotide sequence CCACCCAATACCTCGCGGGTAGCACACGGGGTGGGCATTAACCGTTCAACAGGCACTAGACCATTGCAGTTATGGGGTTTGCAGAACTATACGAAGCGCGCTGCCCTTAGGCACCGAGGCTTTGCCGCTCATGTCATGGTGACCTATTAAGCGGCCCTAACGCCGAAGGATGTCGCAATCCTCCCCAGCGCCTGGTTTTGGAAACACGGTGGCACTTCCTTGCGGTGGAAAAATATGATATTTTGCGCTtgcagatgatgatgccggACTGAATCGGCAGGTTATATTTACAGATTGCTACGCATCCTCCACTTGATGTACGGGTGATTAGGGCCAGACGGCACCAGATGGTCAACATCCGCTGTATTGACCAGGCCGGGATAGACCTCGGAGAGGTCCTTGATACCAATCAGTTTCATGACCGCCTCCATCTCGGCTTTGAGCACTGGGAAACGTCAGCATGTCGTGAAAAGACTTATAGTGATCGAGAGCAAACATACGCTGTATGAGATGCTCAACACCTTCTGTCCCATAGTTCAACGCGTACAAGAAGCTCCGGCCCATACCCACAGCCTTTGCCCCCAAACAAAGCGccttgatgatatctgcGCCCCGTCGGAACCCTCCATCCACGTAAATTTCCATCTTGTCGAATATTTCGGGGCAGTTCTtgtgcagctccagcagtAGCAGAATGGTCGGAGGGGAGTAATCCAGGTTCCGGCCACCATGGTTACTGAGTAGGATGCCGTCGACCTTATACTgcatggcaattttggcaTCTTCTGCGGACGTGATGcccttgaggatgatgggCAGCTTAGTAACACTGCGGATCCACGCCAGATCCTTCCAGGTCATTCCCTGGTCGATGAAACTGCCCATAATCCTGGTCAAGCCAGCTCCTGCTTTCATGAGTTTTCCGGTGACTGGGTCACGGAGCATCTCGTCTGACTTTAGCCGCTCGTCTGATTCGCGCTTGCCTCGTCCTGCCGAGTCGACGGTCAGGAAGATGGCTCTGCAGCCAAGTGATTCTGCTTTAAGGAGGAGCTCCTTTGACTTTTGTCTCTGCTTGTTCAGGTATAACTGGAACAGAAAGGGATATCCAGGCGCTTGTTCGACTATGTCCGCCAAAGGATGTGCGGAGTTGGTGCTGATCTGTGAGAGTTAGCAGAGTCTCACTCTTCCTGACCTGACGTACAATCTCTACGATCCCCGTTGACTCTGCTGCCCTGGCGAGCGCCTTCTCCGCGTCTGGATTGATAAGCGACCCGACTCCAGCGGGACATATGAACAGCGGGATTGACATTTGTATCCCCAGCATAGAGGTCGAGGTATCGACACTGGCCACGTCCCTCATCACCCTTGGCCGGAACCAGATTCGTTTGAGCATGGACTCATTTGCGTCGCGCGTCCAGCAGTCCGTGTCAGCCGTGGAATAGAATGTATACGCCTTCTCCGAGGCactcactgctgctgcctttTCAAAGTCGTAGCTGTTGAAGCGGTCAACCTCTATTTCGGATATTTATCCGAGCAACAAAACGTACCTGTTGATTAGCGAGGCGAGCGGCGGCTTGGGCTGCCGGGGCTGCCCAGTAGGCTGCGCTTTTTGTGTAATCTGCGTCCAGCCTGGAGTAATCGTCGACGTGTCCAACCTGCCCTTGAAGTGCCCACTGGAGAGGTTTTCCCTGATGATTGTCGGGGCGTGGATTCCAAGGAATGCATCTGTTGCGTCCCTGCCGGCATACTTGAGAATAACTGCATATATTTCAGCCAACGGTCTTGAATATGAACAGCCAGCACACACCAGAAGGGCCGCCAGGGTGCTCGTTGGCGAATGCTGTCAAGTCCCAGACCTCGCCCTGGATGACCACCCAGCAGTCATTCGGGGTGTTGTGGGAGAGGATCTCCTGCACTGAGAGCAGTGGTATCTCGTTGCTGTCTTTATCCATATCGTCTACATATGATAATCATGTCTGGTTGTGAGATCAAGgaaaaaaatatatatattttgatTACTTTTTTACTCTATTTAAGATCGCTAGGACGATCACCCGTAATTGTGGTTTCGGAGCCATTCCGATGTCGGCACAAGAACATCATTCTGTGCAGAACATTGGAATGCACTTTATAGTGCACTTTGTGTTaatggaggaggatgagaataaACATTGGCAAATCGACCGGTCAATACCTCAAGCCGAACCAGAATCCTATAGTTTTGCATTCTATCTATATACATTGCCGGCCCACAAGCGGCCATCTTAGCCCTGACTTTATAGGGCGGTCGATGGTGATTTCTAACAAAGAGTTTTTCTTGAATTGGTACTGTGCAAAACGTAGAACACCTGGATTGGTCACCGCTGGAGGTACTGGGAGGTTTCATTTTTGCAAGCTTACTCGATAGAATGTGAATACTCGGATGCAACCCTGGACAGTTGGAGTCCGAGGGATGACTGATAGCAACCCCGCACTCCAGACTGATTGAATAATTCGCTTCGCtagaaggggagaagaaATGCAAGAATGCGCTAAAAGGGCACAATTCCTTGTTTTTTATCCACTACTTTTTCCTTCGTCTACTGACTTGACCCTCAACAATGACCCCTTCAACGGTGATCGAGACTGAAGAGTTCCCACTGCGGCAGCCGCGAGGGCCAGCCCACGATGTGCAGGACGCTGACGACGTCGAACAGACGGTCGGGGTAACAGACCCGCGGCATACGGACTCGCAAAGGACAAAACTGAGCGTCCTCATCGGCTCTGGgatcctccagctgccgATCTGGGGTATGGACAGTTCCCAAGCGCTGACCTCGATCTCTACTCACCCTGAGCAGGGTTCACCATGAGCTATGGAGTGTTCCAAGAGTACTATACCAATAACTGGACCTTTGAAGGAGACCGTAGCATCACCGGAGTGATTGGTACAACCGCAAATGGGGTCATGTATCTGTCGATGCCGCTACTGTTTGCCTTGTTCACCCGCCGATGGGCGCATCGCCGCCAACTGGCAGCTCTCTGCGGCACAGCGATCGCATGCCTCAGTTTCCTGCTATCTGCGTACAGCCAGACCATCGGTCACCTGCTGGCTACGCAGGGGATTACTTCGGCGCTGGGCTGCGCCCTCATCTACAGCCCGACCACGCTCTCCCTGGGTGAGTGGtacagcaccagcaaccgcGCTATCGCATACGGCATCGTTCTCTCCTGCAAGAACATCGTCGGGACGACGTGCCCGTTCATGATTCGCGCGCTAATCGATGCGTACGGCTACCGGAGGACCCTGCAAGCCTGGACGGGGATCGTCGCCGGGACAAGTATCGTGGCGGTCTCTCTGATCCCAACACACCCTTCGACGGCCGGTATCCATAGAACCCGTGGACGCAAGATCCCATGGACCTTCCTGAAGCACCGGTCAATCTACTTCTACAGCAgtgccatcatcttccagaGCTCCGGCTACGGGATCCCGCAAACCTACCTCAGCAGCTACGCCAAGGATATTGCCCTACTCTCTCAGACTTCCGGAACGCTGCTACTGGCCGTCTTCAACACGCCAGGGATCATCAGCTCGACCTTCTTCGGCTGGCTGAGCGACAATAAGCGGATCCGGCTCTCCGCTCAGACGGTGTCGGCCATTCCCCCCATCGCCAGTGCCCTTGCAACGCTGCTCTTCTGGGGCCTGACCACCCAGGGCAACATCGGGCTCCTAGTCCTCTTCTCTATCACGTTTGGTTTCTTCTCTGGCGGGTATAGCGCGACCTGGGGAGGGATGCTTAAGCAGATGGAGGGCGAGTCTGCGGAGCGCAATGAAGCCATCGATCCCGGGATGCTGTACGGTCTGCTGAACGGCGTGAGAGGCGTGGGCTACGCCAGCGGGGGGTTCGCCAGTGTTGGACTCTTGAAAGCAGGAACTCTGCCGGCCAGTCAGCGGTTCGGCTATGGCACCTCGTATGGACCGCTCATTCTCTTTACTGCGCTCTCTTCAGCCCTTGGCGGTTGGGTGGTTCTGTGGAAGTGGAATCCAAGACGACTCTTGCTGTTTGGGCGAGGATAGGCAGGGAAACTgaggaagtggaagaaagagagagacagaggaagggagggagGTATGCTGACAATGCTGCAGCATTACAGCCACTGATTCTATTGCCCttatattttattattatagaATACCCCGCATGCCACATTCCCGGTGAGCGTAGAAGTAAAAAAGTCGTATTTACCTGCTTAACCCGGTATCTCTCTACCTAATTAGTAATCTTCTAGACAAGCCTTCCAAGCTTGCCGTATAAAAGCTTGACCCTCTTGACCCTCTCATCTTTttacctcttcttcctccactcgtcttcctcttttccctctaCGCATACCACTGGTGCCGCCAAGTACTTCGGCATCTGCATCCAATCAGTGCCTTCAATAACCA carries:
- a CDS encoding FMN-dependent alpha-hydroxy acid dehydrogenase (transcript_id=CADANIAT00009326), with the protein product MDKDSNEIPLLSVQEILSHNTPNDCWVVIQGEVWDLTAFANEHPGGPSVILKYAGRDATDAFLGIHAPTIIRENLSSGHFKGRLDTSTITPGWTQITQKAQPTGQPRQPKPPLASLINSYDFEKAAAVSASEKAYTFYSTADTDCWTRDANESMLKRIWFRPRVMRDVASVDTSTSMLGIQMSIPLFICPAGVGSLINPDAEKALARAAESTGIVEIISTNSAHPLADIVEQAPGYPFLFQLYLNKQRQKSKELLLKAESLGCRAIFLTVDSAGRGKRESDERLKSDEMLRDPVTGKLMKAGAGLTRIMGSFIDQGMTWKDLAWIRSVTKLPIILKGITSAEDAKIAMQYKVDGILLSNHGGRNLDYSPPTILLLLELHKNCPEIFDKMEIYVDGGFRRGADIIKALCLGAKAVGMGRSFLYALNYGTEGVEHLIQLLKAEMEAVMKLIGIKDLSEVYPGLVNTADVDHLVPSGPNHPYIKWRMRSNL
- a CDS encoding uncharacterized protein (transcript_id=CADANIAT00009327); this translates as MTPSTVIETEEFPLRQPRGPAHDVQDADDVEQTVGVTDPRHTDSQRTKLSVLIGSGILQLPIWGFTMSYGVFQEYYTNNWTFEGDRSITGVIGTTANGVMYLSMPLLFALFTRRWAHRRQLAALCGTAIACLSFLLSAYSQTIGHLLATQGITSALGCALIYSPTTLSLGEWYSTSNRAIAYGIVLSCKNIVGTTCPFMIRALIDAYGYRRTLQAWTGIVAGTSIVAVSLIPTHPSTAGIHRTRGRKIPWTFLKHRSIYFYSSAIIFQSSGYGIPQTYLSSYAKDIALLSQTSGTLLLAVFNTPGIISSTFFGWLSDNKRIRLSAQTVSAIPPIASALATLLFWGLTTQGNIGLLVLFSITFGFFSGGYSATWGGMLKQMEGESAERNEAIDPGMLYGLLNGVRGVGYASGGFASVGLLKAGTLPASQRFGYGTSPWRLGGSVEVESKTTLAVWARIGRETEEVEERERQRKGGRIPRMPHSR